The region GCCAAACCGCTATTTATCCCAAAGTCTCTCCCGGTGGCTGGCAAGTGATTGGCAAAACACCGATTGATCTTATTGATTATCAACGAGATAACCTGACCTTATTTGAGATGGGCGCTAAGGTCACCTTTAAGCCCATTACCCGGGAGCAATTTTTGCAACTCGGCGGTGAGCTGCCACAAGCGACGCACAAGGAAACGCGCGTAAAAAAGCCGCAGAGTGATAAGGAGATCGCCTGATGTTAACCCTACTCTCATCTGGTCCGTTGAGCCTGATTCAAGATTTGGGGCGTCAAGGACACCAACATATTGGCGTGAGCCCCGGCGGGCCAATGGATGAACATGCCTTTTTGTGGGCAAATCGCTTGGTAGGAAACCAACCTAATGCACCACAAATTGAGATCACCATGGGTCAGTTTCGTGGCTGCTTTACCAAGCCCACCACCTTTGCACTGACCGGTGCTGACATGGGAGCGCGCTTAAATGATAAACCGCTAACGCCTTGGCAGAGTTATCACGCCAATGCTAATGATGTACTGGTTCTGCGCGGCGCACGTTTTGGCACTCGCGCCTATTTAGCCGTGGCAGGCGGTTTTACCGTTCCGACCATTTTAAATAGCGCTACAACGGTCGTTCGCGATCAATTAGGCGGACTAGATCGCCATGGCGCTGCGCTAAAAAATGGTGATGAAATTGACTACCCAACTTGCGACGCGCGTAGTCTACATCAAGTTCCACCAGAGTTTATTCCTCATTACAGCCAAGACGTCGTGATCGACATGATCGGCAGTTATCAGTATGAGTGGTTTGCCCCCGAACAACGCACACGCTTCTTTCAATCTGACTATACCGTGACAACGAACTGTGACCGGATGGGATATCGTTTATCAGGCGATGCCATTACGTGTCGCCAGCAGAATTTGATTTCCGAAGGGATTGCGCTTGGAGCGATTCAGATCCCAGCCGATGGTCAACCGATAGTGTTGATGCGTGACAGACAAACGATTGGTGGTTATCCCAAGATGGGATGCGTCACCACCAAAGATCTCAGCAAACTGGCTCAATGCCAGCCAGGAACTCGAGTACGTTTTGTGGAAACAACCTTGGAGAAGGCCACGCAGCAGCGCCGCCTTCAGCAGCAGTTTTTCCATCATTACGTAGCCAAACACCGTGCAGCAGAGTGGCTTACTCAAGCACTTTAGTACCACCTTGTTTGCAAGATGTGTGAATGGGTAATTTCACCTTATTCACAAAACCACTGTGACCGGATTGTCACAGCGAACTTTACAGGAGTTACATTATGTCGTCAGAAAAAGTCATTTCTGCTGCCACCAGCGCAGTGACGCCCAAAGCTCAAGGCGGCTTTAACTGGTCACTCATCATGGGTGCCGTATTTCTTATGGCAACCTCTGCGGTGGGACCGGGCTTCCTTACTCAAACCACTGTTTTTACTCAAACCTTAGGGGCAAGTTTTGCCTTCGTTATTTTAATTTCCATCTTGTTGGATATCGGTGCACAGCTCAATATTTGGCGCGTCATTGTTGTCGCTAGAAAACGTGCACAAGATATTGCTAACGACCTGGTACCGGGGCTAGGCATTGCCATCGCAGCGGCTGTTGCATTAGGTGGCCTTGCCTTCAACATTGGTAACATTGCTGGCGCAGGTCTTGGGGTCAACGTACTCTTTCCTGATATCTCACCTATTGGTGGGGCTGCATTGAGCGCGGTGATCGCTGTAGCTCTGTTTGTGATGAAAGATGCGACACGCATGATGGACCGTTTCACCATCTTAATGGGTGGCGCACTGATTCTCATGATTGTGTATGTGCTGTTTTCGACTCAGCCTCCTTATGCACAAGCCGCTTATCACGCGGTTGCGCCTGAGAAACTGGATATCATTTCCATCGTCACTCTCGTGGGTGGCACAGTGGGTGGTTACATCACCTTTGCTGGTGCACACCGTTTGGTGGACGCAGGAGTAGTAGGGAAAGAGTCGCTTCCTCAAGTCACTCGCGGTTCTATCTCTGCTATCAGTGTGGCTTCGGTGGTGCGCATTATGCTGTTTTTGGCAGCATTAGGCGTGGTAAGCCAAGGTATTACGCTTGATCCAAGTAACCCACCAGCGTCTATGTTCCAACACGCTGCTGGCGCTGTCGGTTACAAGCTATTTGGTTTGGTGCTTTGGGCAGCAGCGATTACCTCAGTTATCGGTGCGGCTTACACCTCGGTTTCTTTCTTGAAAACCTTACACCCAGCGATTGAACGTCACAGCCAAGGGGTGACTATCGCCTTTATCGTGATTTCGACCTTTATTTTCTGTTCGATTGGTAAGCCGGTGACTCTGCTGGTTTTAGTTGGTGCGATTAACGGCTTCATCCTACCTGTGACCTTAGGCACCATGCTGGTTGCAGCGCACAAAACCAAAATTGTCGGTGACTACAAACACCCTATCATCCTGACTGCTATTGGCTGGATTATCACCATCATGATGGCGCTTATGAGCCTTTACAGTCTGTATAAAATGCTGTTTATGTAATTCTAAATACATAAAATATTCAGCCACTAAACCTCCCCCGTCGTCTTGCGTCGGGGGATTTTTGTTCGTTACTCACTCATATACCGAGCAATGGTTTTGTACATATCATCTATCAGCTCACCGGTTTTACCGCGATTTAAGATAAGAGGTGAACTGTCACAAAGCTGGTCATGCATACTGTCTGCCTCTTGAGTCAAATTAAGCATCTGCTGAGGAGTGTCACTGTCCATTAAATCTTTCATCAAACTATCGATTATCAGCGCCTTGCCGCCAGCAACTCGTGAATCCAGATTAAACCAACTGTCGGCTTTCTGCTTTATTTCATCTACTCGATCTTGAAAACTTTGCTGTAAACCCACTTTCAAATGGCTCAATTTTAGGTCATCAACACCACGTAATACGGTCGCTTGGAGCTTATCTTGCGGAGACAATTGTTCACTTGCATGAGCATCGGTTAAACGCTCCGTCGCTTGCTCCGTTAAAGCCAATACCTTTTCACCTTTAGCGTCCTTGTGCCATTCCACATCAGGGCTGGCTTTAATCGCCTCTTTTACTGCGGTTTTATCGTAGTTTTTGGTCATTAAATGGTAGATATCATCTAATGCTTTAACGAAATCATCGGTGGGTAAAGCCCCAACAGAATGGGGATTAACCGATACACTCAAGGTTTTATCTTTGTTGATACTCACTTCAAATAGCCGACCATATTGGTTTTCAATTCGCTGCTTCACATGCTGACTAAACTCAGCAGGCGTTTTGACATCCACACCCATCTTTTTCAAAAGCTTACTGTGTTTTGCGAGCCAGCCTTTCGCACCATGCCCTCTCGCATCTAACGTGGCTTGATTGAAACCTTCCACCGCGCTGCCGAGCATTTGCGTAATATCTTGCTGCAACGCGGCTTCTGACATCGCCCCATCAAGACGGTGATCGAGAGTTGCTTTACGTTGCGCTAAAAAGTGAATCACCTCTGGTGAAGACTTGCTCAACGTGTGCGCCATGCTGCCCATCTGATCTTTCACATACTTAGATAACAGCGACAAACTGTCCATATTATTGACCAGAGGAAGAATCTGTTTCGGTTTATCCATCAGCAGCGCCACCACATTACGCTCACACAACACATCGTGTTTGGCGTATTGCGCCATGGCTTTCATGTCAGTGAAACTGTTGCGATTGTCTGGCGTACCTTTGCCTTCCAATAGCATCGGCGCCATCTGCTCCAATTGTGCTAGGGACTCAGAAAACTCTTTTCTTTGCAGATTTTGCTGGTGGGAAAACGGCTCGCCTCGCTGCTCAAGGCTTTTCACTATCGCAGCGAAATCCTTAAACAAGGTCATGTGCACCTTAAACTTCTGCTGATATTCAGCGTTCAAAATCGGCGTTGACTTGGCAGCTTGGAGAGTTCTAACGTCACCACTTTGCGTGTTTTTTGCCTCCGCTTGTTGGTTAAGTTGATACGCCACTCGCTCACCACGAAAACGCGCCATCATGCGATCAATCGGACTGCGTTTGGCTTTTAAATGGGTCGGAGCAGCCTCGTTGGACGAAGAAGCAGCAGTCTTACTGGCAGAAGATGACGCATCGGCGACGTCATAAATTTGAGAAGCCGCTGAGGAATGGATTGAATGAATAGGACTCATGCGAGAAAACTCCTTTTTCGTCATGAGTAGCAATTTATTGCATATAGTTCCCAGTGTGTATTTATTAACCTGCACTCTGGCTTATTGGGAACTAATGAGGCTTGCCTGACCACACAATGGGCACATCGCATTTTGGCAGAAACCTGCACCTTGGACACCATTCCTTGGACTGAATCAAACGTCTGGTATCACCAAATAAGATGGCATTTACTCTCTAGCCCAAAGGAACTTACCTCATGATTAACCTAGGCATTCGATTGTCCGACTCATCGGACTGGCAACAAAGCTCCGCGCTTGGCAACTCCTCCGATATGGGGACAGGCACGTCAAGCTCCACTTCCGGCGATATGGGGACAGGCACCTCAGGCAGCCAAGATACCACCACTAAATTACTTGCACTGCTCATCATGGCTGCACTGGAAATGATGAAGCAAAGCAACTCTTCAAGCGATAACGGAACAGGCACTTCATCAGATCCGTTTTCCAGCAAATCGTCTACCGACAACACCATGCAGCAACTCACCAATAGCTTATTGAACGGTTCGATGTCCGATAGCAGCAACGGTGGCGCTCAGCTATCTCAAGCCAGTTCACCACTCACTCAAGAAGTGGGCAAAATGATGGATACCCAACCAGAAACCTTCTCTTCCCCTGCCGCTTTGAAAAGTACTGGTGGTACTGGCGAAAGTGCGGGAGCCAGCGATGTGGGGACAGGCACCACAAGCCTTGGTGATACAGGTTCTAAAACCAGTGACTTAGGCGGTAACGTTATGGGGACAGGCACTTCAAATACTGCAGCAACGAACTCAACTTCCCTAGACGGAACCTCCGATACCTCAACTGCTGATGTGGGGACAGACACTGCAACGCAAGAGGCCAACAACACCAGTAACTCCGCAGTCAATATGTTCCCTACCGCATCGAGCAGCCCTAACGTCGTGGATGAAACGATCGTGGTGAAAGCGGGCGAAACCTTTGATGGAAAAGGACAAACCTTTACGGCCAGCAGCAAGCTAGGTAAAGGCGACCAAGCCGAAGACCAAAAACCACTGTTTGTGCTTGAAGATGGAGCAACGTTGAAGAACGTAGTGATTGGCGATAATGGCGCTGACGGGGTTCACACCAAAGGCGATGCCACCGTCGATAACGTGCACTGGACCAATGTAGGTGAAGATGCTCTGACCATGAAAAAAAGTGGTGATGTAACGATTAAAAACAGCAGCGCGAAAGGTGCTGATGACAAGATCTTCCAGTTGAATGCCGCAGGCACTTTAACCCTCGATAACGTGCAAGCTGATGACTTTGGCAAGCTAGTGAGAACCAATGGCGGACAACAAGCCGATTGGGAAATCAATTTGAATAATGTGAAAGCCTCTAACGGTCATAGCGCATTAGTTCAAAGTGACAGTAATACCGTCAAAGTGAATGCCACTAACGTCAGCACTGACAACGTCAAAGGCATGTACAAACTTCCTGAATCAGGCCAACTCAATATCGCTTAATCCAAGCAGCCTCTGAACCCTATCAGAGGCTTTTTCCCCTTAGTCACATGTTCATTTACACGAGATAGCTTATGAAGTTCAATAACTCCGCCCAGTTAGATATTGCGGCGCTACAGGCAACGCAAACCGCAGCCCACGAATCCCCCAGACCCGATTTACAACTGGTACAAAAATCAGCCACATCGCAACACGGACAAGTGAGCTCCCTCGCCAGTGAGGGCAAGCAGGCACCGGTTCCCAAAAATTTGAGTCAGCAAACAGCCGATCCTGATGGCCAGCCACTTGCCAAACAAGCGCAAAAACCACGCACGTCATTACAAGATCTGTTTAAAGCAGCTTCGTCTGAATCAGCATCAAATTCATCGACGCCCGATAACAACGCTTCAACTAAAACCATCAAACGAGAAGCGACAGTAACGAGCAACACTAAGCGTCCCAGCCTGCAAGCACTTTTTGCGGCCGATAAAAGTCATGCAACTCATCATGCTAACGAAAGCTCTGCCGCCAACGCTGCGAATAAAACCACTCACACTCAAGCCGCAACTAAACCTGTCGCCGCCGATGTTCTCGCCGCTCCCCAACTTAAACTCACTCAGGGCAAATTAAGCATCAGGGAACAAACCGCTCCGGGTGTATCAACGCTTCTTTCCCACACTTTAGGTAAGCCGCAGCAGAACTATCTAGCGCACCATACAAAAGATGAGGGCACGCAGCAGTGGCTACAAGACAAAAAAGGTCGCGTGATTTTCTTAGCAACAGATACCCAATCTAACTTGGTTGGTCTGCATCGCAGTTCATCGCTGCCTAACCCATCACTGAAACTCGATGGTCACACACTCGAAAAGCAACATACCCCATCAAGCAATGTAATGAGCCAGCTAACAGGTATCCATAAAGACAAAGAGGGCAGCCTGTGGCGAGTGCATCGCGATAAATTATTCTCGATTGATGAACATGGCACTTGGCAACAAACCGATAAGAACGTGAGTAAATTGACGAGCCAAGCCAGCGGTGACGTTTATGGCATCGAAGATAAAAAGCAGCTCACTCTTCTCGGTCAATCCTCCTTACCTAAATCAGAAGAGAATATCGATGGCTACAGTGTTAACGAAAAAGGCAATATTGCCCTGCTTTTCAAAGGGGATGATGAAAAAAATAAGCCCGGCAGCATCGAACTCTACTCTTCGATCTCAGATACCGCAGACAAAGCTCAATCGCTGTCGGTGCATTTAGCTAACGCAGTGGAAACCGATGGTGAGACACCGCCACTCCATTTAGAGTCGATTGGTATTGATAACCAGCATCTGTTTGCCATCGACAAAGAAAACCGTCTGCTCAAGGCTGATTTGCCTAAAGCCGATCAGTCGCACCTTGAGCTCAGCGAAATCACGCCAGAACATCTGCATCAAGCACTGGGTAAAGACATTAAATTAGAAGGCTTTCTGCATAGCGATGACGGTGCAATTGGCTTGCTCGTCAAAGATAACCACGGCCAGCAACATAGCTGTCCGATGGACAGTGCCAAGAATCAATTCACCACTGGCTGGAACCTATCTGATGTATTACACGTCGATAATACTCAAGGGTTGAGCAACGTAGATAATCAAACACTCGATGTGCAAGACTTTGGTAAACAAGGCAAATTAGCTGTGCATGAGCAGACTCTTTACGCCAAAGATCCCCACACTCAAACTTGGCGTGAACAAGCAAAAGATATTGACGCGCTTCAACGCGGCAACGATGGCCAAGCCTACGCGTTACAAAACGGCAAGCTGAAGAAAATCACACTGAGTGAAAAATCTGACGCGATTAGCTTTGGTGACAACAACTTATTCACTCTACATCAAACCAAAGGCAACGTCAGTTTGGGAGATGGACCGAAAGGTTTACCAGAAGGTAAGTTAACCGCAGCAGCCGTGATTAACGCCAATCAACACGTGGTGCTAAAAGAGGATGGCGACCTAGTTCATACTCATCTTCATTCAGGCACATCACAAGCTGTGCAGCCAAGTTCGACCCTGTCACAAAAAGGAATTGAAGGTAAAATTGCCCAGCTTTCTGTCGATAAAGATCAGCATTTATATGCCCTAACCGACCAAGGCGACCTATTCCGCTTAGATAAAGATCAGTGGCAAAACAAACTTCGTCCAGATGAACAAGCAACATGGCAGAAAGTCTCCGTGCCGCAAGGTGAGGAAGGCAGCAAGATTCATCAACTGAGTGTCGATGATAAGCGCAATATCACCCTCACGAATGACAAACACCAGTCACTCTCTTTAGGTCAAGATAACTGGTCGCAAGGTCATACAGAACCGCACGCCTCAGGGATAAGCCAACGCGATCAGCTGTTTGCTCGCTTGTCACAAGCCACGAAAGGAACGCGACTCACCGAACACGGAACACAAATCAACGTGACAGCGCAAATGGGCGGTATGTCGGGTGCAGAAGGCGGGCAAATCAATAGCAAATGGACTTCCCGTCTTAAAGCGCACGTGTTTAAACCGTCGCTAGAGGTTCCACGACCACTGCAAACCTTAGGAAATTCCGTTCAACACAAATGGCAAGGCCGAGAAGGTTTAAAAGAGCTTTATCAACAGCAACATTCGCTCTATACCGAACTGGAAGCACAGCACAAACAGTTACCAACGGTGGTGAAGCCGGCGCTACAAGGTGCTGACCTTAAAAGTCGTTTAGAAAAACTCGATCTGGGTGAACAAGGCCATGCTTTGAAAGCAGCAATGGAGAATTTACGTGAGCAAGTTGAGACGAGTGCAGAACACCAATTAACTGCATTAGGTAAACATCAAGGCATCATAGATAAAGAAGGCGCGTTGAAGTTTGATTATAAACCCTCGTCAACGAAAGCGGCGGTACAAACACTTAACCCCAATCGCTCCGGTCATAATCTCAGTAATGAATTACTGAATTTGTGGAAGCACACGCCCTCTTCTCCCGAGTCGGTACCAGGGAAAATGCTGACCTCATTTTCAGCATTAAAGCTTGATATGAGCCATGAGAAAACCAATGTGCCATTGGGTCGACAACGCGATCCCAACGACAAAATGAGTTTGGTGAAATCACGCTTGGTGCTCGAT is a window of Vibrio porteresiae DSM 19223 DNA encoding:
- a CDS encoding 5-oxoprolinase subunit C family protein, coding for MLTLLSSGPLSLIQDLGRQGHQHIGVSPGGPMDEHAFLWANRLVGNQPNAPQIEITMGQFRGCFTKPTTFALTGADMGARLNDKPLTPWQSYHANANDVLVLRGARFGTRAYLAVAGGFTVPTILNSATTVVRDQLGGLDRHGAALKNGDEIDYPTCDARSLHQVPPEFIPHYSQDVVIDMIGSYQYEWFAPEQRTRFFQSDYTVTTNCDRMGYRLSGDAITCRQQNLISEGIALGAIQIPADGQPIVLMRDRQTIGGYPKMGCVTTKDLSKLAQCQPGTRVRFVETTLEKATQQRRLQQQFFHHYVAKHRAAEWLTQAL
- a CDS encoding NRAMP family divalent metal transporter, translating into MSSEKVISAATSAVTPKAQGGFNWSLIMGAVFLMATSAVGPGFLTQTTVFTQTLGASFAFVILISILLDIGAQLNIWRVIVVARKRAQDIANDLVPGLGIAIAAAVALGGLAFNIGNIAGAGLGVNVLFPDISPIGGAALSAVIAVALFVMKDATRMMDRFTILMGGALILMIVYVLFSTQPPYAQAAYHAVAPEKLDIISIVTLVGGTVGGYITFAGAHRLVDAGVVGKESLPQVTRGSISAISVASVVRIMLFLAALGVVSQGITLDPSNPPASMFQHAAGAVGYKLFGLVLWAAAITSVIGAAYTSVSFLKTLHPAIERHSQGVTIAFIVISTFIFCSIGKPVTLLVLVGAINGFILPVTLGTMLVAAHKTKIVGDYKHPIILTAIGWIITIMMALMSLYSLYKMLFM
- a CDS encoding pectate lyase, with the protein product MINLGIRLSDSSDWQQSSALGNSSDMGTGTSSSTSGDMGTGTSGSQDTTTKLLALLIMAALEMMKQSNSSSDNGTGTSSDPFSSKSSTDNTMQQLTNSLLNGSMSDSSNGGAQLSQASSPLTQEVGKMMDTQPETFSSPAALKSTGGTGESAGASDVGTGTTSLGDTGSKTSDLGGNVMGTGTSNTAATNSTSLDGTSDTSTADVGTDTATQEANNTSNSAVNMFPTASSSPNVVDETIVVKAGETFDGKGQTFTASSKLGKGDQAEDQKPLFVLEDGATLKNVVIGDNGADGVHTKGDATVDNVHWTNVGEDALTMKKSGDVTIKNSSAKGADDKIFQLNAAGTLTLDNVQADDFGKLVRTNGGQQADWEINLNNVKASNGHSALVQSDSNTVKVNATNVSTDNVKGMYKLPESGQLNIA
- a CDS encoding AvrE-family type 3 secretion system effector; the protein is MKFNNSAQLDIAALQATQTAAHESPRPDLQLVQKSATSQHGQVSSLASEGKQAPVPKNLSQQTADPDGQPLAKQAQKPRTSLQDLFKAASSESASNSSTPDNNASTKTIKREATVTSNTKRPSLQALFAADKSHATHHANESSAANAANKTTHTQAATKPVAADVLAAPQLKLTQGKLSIREQTAPGVSTLLSHTLGKPQQNYLAHHTKDEGTQQWLQDKKGRVIFLATDTQSNLVGLHRSSSLPNPSLKLDGHTLEKQHTPSSNVMSQLTGIHKDKEGSLWRVHRDKLFSIDEHGTWQQTDKNVSKLTSQASGDVYGIEDKKQLTLLGQSSLPKSEENIDGYSVNEKGNIALLFKGDDEKNKPGSIELYSSISDTADKAQSLSVHLANAVETDGETPPLHLESIGIDNQHLFAIDKENRLLKADLPKADQSHLELSEITPEHLHQALGKDIKLEGFLHSDDGAIGLLVKDNHGQQHSCPMDSAKNQFTTGWNLSDVLHVDNTQGLSNVDNQTLDVQDFGKQGKLAVHEQTLYAKDPHTQTWREQAKDIDALQRGNDGQAYALQNGKLKKITLSEKSDAISFGDNNLFTLHQTKGNVSLGDGPKGLPEGKLTAAAVINANQHVVLKEDGDLVHTHLHSGTSQAVQPSSTLSQKGIEGKIAQLSVDKDQHLYALTDQGDLFRLDKDQWQNKLRPDEQATWQKVSVPQGEEGSKIHQLSVDDKRNITLTNDKHQSLSLGQDNWSQGHTEPHASGISQRDQLFARLSQATKGTRLTEHGTQINVTAQMGGMSGAEGGQINSKWTSRLKAHVFKPSLEVPRPLQTLGNSVQHKWQGREGLKELYQQQHSLYTELEAQHKQLPTVVKPALQGADLKSRLEKLDLGEQGHALKAAMENLREQVETSAEHQLTALGKHQGIIDKEGALKFDYKPSSTKAAVQTLNPNRSGHNLSNELLNLWKHTPSSPESVPGKMLTSFSALKLDMSHEKTNVPLGRQRDPNDKMSLVKSRLVLDTLTMRKLDTLLTKAESIATDVGTGTSSKAPSSAEATGTLKGTDALSSLEKEFMQLANQGYEQTPVKKASDQGLRSNKEAEAAYDATKYFIGAMHDKDNGVNVITRSALKANDQTELNHQLKALLHSMKPSDDVNMTRGYSVDASVTFIPTPLMGHAVNMFPTAGVSEKRNYTLDFNGQDDGVQVTISGNLGPSASGTFGISKNALPHMLDKSPADLKTSLNNGNQTLTPDIMAGAGLTANMSKVEDHQLTFGLKGHDIDQFIDGLTSGKLTVQDLVSKGQEHANTHGTKTSFSLDLGLNINGRLGFALNKKGSDPSAFMRASAGVNAGINLASANKDSYQSHCIDTAKVNVATKHGLLNTATAGAGFDITAGISHTDKNGTLPATSKIAASVTAAIDNSVKVKGELKTKHADPVTKETLDGLRDTLSGAFPDAKSQKVLKDAKEISAPEKQLSSLQEHFGQSEANNDGQHSALNELHKVNIQQQAVQNKGDIISDTKMVVTNSNPAHLDKLGMVDFLTSLVAPSHRHDLTEQIHAMMQQDPNFASVLDKARTNPNTHAGITLELKDDVRQKLEKEFVSGKVSLNEVKAALENPENRRIKSITIFEKGQHKEGFSAPTPLVSGSSTANIYMERDAGSIAFKYGADQKTPRTYTIGGQAAVDQPQIVKAMTDLKLQGMDVKA